A DNA window from Acetilactobacillus jinshanensis contains the following coding sequences:
- the nusB gene encoding transcription antitermination factor NusB, with protein MNLTRHRIREVAFQTLFAMNANPKADPIQLFQALIKSQDANYPEYLIQLVDGVNKDRKALDDQISKYLSSDWTIDRIAKTDLIILRIAFYEIDNVEAVPDKVAVNEALQLAKEYSDDRSRRFINGVLGNKIK; from the coding sequence TTGAATTTAACTAGACATCGTATCCGTGAGGTTGCGTTTCAAACACTGTTCGCGATGAACGCTAATCCCAAAGCTGATCCGATTCAATTGTTTCAGGCATTAATTAAGAGTCAGGATGCTAATTATCCTGAATACCTGATTCAATTGGTTGATGGTGTAAACAAGGATCGCAAGGCCCTTGATGACCAGATTAGCAAATACCTAAGTTCCGATTGGACCATTGACCGAATTGCTAAGACGGATTTAATCATTTTGAGAATTGCCTTTTACGAAATCGATAATGTAGAGGCAGTTCCTGATAAAGTTGCCGTGAATGAAGCATTACAATTAGCCAAAGAATACAGCGATGATCGTTCTCGTCGTTTTATTAATGGTGTTTTAGGCAATAAAATTAAATAA
- a CDS encoding Asp23/Gls24 family envelope stress response protein, whose translation MAEDVNITLKSGQSSLGKIKIAPRVLEIIASIAAVQVKGVNRMRGSLATSVNELFGHREWGKGIRLAFNKHHELIVDIYVYINYGYSVPKVALQIQDKVKQQLLFMTELNVGTVNVHVEGIVPKKKTSHVDPNHLFKDNQGEQN comes from the coding sequence TTGGCTGAAGACGTAAATATAACCCTTAAATCGGGTCAATCTAGCTTGGGTAAAATTAAAATCGCACCCCGTGTCTTAGAAATTATTGCCAGCATCGCTGCTGTACAGGTTAAGGGTGTCAACCGGATGCGCGGTTCCTTAGCAACGAGCGTTAATGAATTATTTGGCCATCGAGAATGGGGCAAAGGAATTCGTTTAGCTTTTAATAAGCACCATGAATTGATCGTTGATATTTATGTGTACATTAATTATGGCTACTCGGTTCCAAAAGTTGCCTTACAAATTCAGGATAAAGTTAAACAACAACTGTTGTTTATGACCGAATTAAACGTAGGTACGGTTAATGTTCATGTTGAAGGAATCGTACCGAAGAAGAAAACATCTCATGTTGATCCAAACCATTTATTTAAGGATAATCAGGGTGAACAAAATTGA
- the efp gene encoding elongation factor P, with product MAKISSNSFRPGMTIILKNAVWRLIKVVHVNPGRGSAFVRTRIKNLQDQSVIERTFRAGEKVPQAIITDHAMQYLYKGSAGYVFMDSKTYEQVTVPAANIKPALKYLKPNLPVTLFEFDGKILGIKLPNTVTLTVKQTQPTIKGNTASGGSKPATMDTGLVVQVPFFVTNGQKLVINTQDGTYVSRA from the coding sequence ATGGCAAAAATTTCTTCAAATTCATTTCGACCTGGTATGACGATTATTCTCAAAAATGCCGTTTGGCGTTTAATTAAGGTCGTCCACGTTAACCCAGGCCGTGGTAGTGCTTTTGTACGTACTCGGATTAAGAATCTTCAGGATCAGTCTGTAATCGAAAGAACTTTCCGTGCTGGTGAAAAAGTACCTCAGGCAATCATTACTGATCATGCTATGCAGTACTTATACAAAGGCAGTGCTGGTTATGTATTCATGGATTCCAAGACCTATGAACAGGTTACCGTTCCGGCTGCCAACATTAAGCCTGCTTTAAAGTACTTAAAGCCTAATTTACCAGTTACTCTATTTGAATTTGATGGTAAAATCTTAGGAATTAAATTACCTAATACCGTTACCTTGACCGTTAAGCAAACTCAACCTACTATTAAAGGTAATACCGCATCAGGTGGTTCTAAGCCAGCTACTATGGATACTGGTTTAGTAGTTCAAGTTCCGTTCTTTGTAACTAATGGCCAGAAGTTAGTTATTAACACGCAGGACGGAACCTATGTTTCAAGAGCTTAA
- the rpmA gene encoding 50S ribosomal protein L27, which produces MKLVMDLQFFSTHKGTGSTGNTHDSIGRRLGCKAADGSTVTAGSILYRQRGTRVYPGLNVKKGGDDTLYTTIKGVVRFERMGRRKKRVSVYPVSEAAK; this is translated from the coding sequence ATGAAATTAGTAATGGATTTACAGTTCTTCTCAACCCATAAAGGTACTGGTTCTACTGGTAACACCCATGATTCAATTGGTCGTCGTTTAGGCTGTAAAGCTGCCGATGGATCTACTGTTACCGCCGGTTCTATCTTATATCGTCAACGTGGTACTCGTGTATATCCTGGCCTTAACGTTAAGAAAGGCGGGGATGATACTTTATACACCACCATTAAAGGTGTAGTTCGATTCGAACGTATGGGTCGTCGTAAGAAGAGAGTATCAGTATACCCTGTATCTGAAGCCGCAAAGTAA
- a CDS encoding ribosomal-processing cysteine protease Prp: MIRATVIYHNHLINGFKLIGHANSANYGHDIVCAAVSALSITTVNSLSSLASIKPQVKQDQVNGGLLIVKIPEVHDYVKKLKVQTLLQSFELGIKMIADRYHRYIKLNIIR, translated from the coding sequence ATGATTAGAGCAACTGTTATTTACCACAATCATTTGATTAACGGCTTTAAATTAATTGGTCACGCTAATTCAGCTAATTATGGACATGATATTGTCTGTGCAGCTGTATCAGCATTATCGATCACGACCGTTAATAGTTTATCTTCACTTGCTAGCATCAAGCCTCAGGTGAAACAAGATCAAGTGAATGGTGGTTTATTAATCGTTAAAATTCCTGAAGTTCATGACTACGTTAAAAAATTAAAAGTTCAGACGTTGTTACAAAGCTTTGAATTAGGGATCAAAATGATTGCTGATCGATATCATCGTTATATAAAATTAAATATTATTCGTTAA
- the rplU gene encoding 50S ribosomal protein L21: MYAVIVTGGKQYRVAKGDTVYVEKLNAKKGDKVTFKNVVFVGGKSVKIGTPTVSGASVEGSVVKQGKNKKVTLFRYHAKKGHHSKKGHRQPYTAVKISAVNA, from the coding sequence ATGTACGCAGTTATTGTAACTGGCGGTAAGCAGTACCGTGTTGCCAAAGGTGACACCGTTTATGTTGAAAAGCTTAACGCCAAAAAAGGTGACAAGGTTACCTTTAAGAACGTCGTATTCGTTGGTGGTAAATCTGTTAAGATTGGCACTCCAACCGTTAGCGGCGCATCCGTTGAAGGTTCTGTTGTAAAGCAGGGCAAAAACAAGAAGGTTACCCTTTTCCGTTATCATGCTAAGAAGGGCCATCATTCTAAGAAAGGTCACCGTCAACCATATACAGCAGTTAAGATCAGCGCAGTTAATGCCTAA
- a CDS encoding exonuclease SbcC — MSQDVKKIDEKSDQALSQSLAGKSKYLQRLQDALDKDDDLLVYKLLNTTKYYHVMKQRRYTDSNNYQTLVKDLRPELSHHLSHRLIKYLKKTYPFFYYYEDQLGHYQVYFGDWWGHKLFGSLDVINVEFNFDNKEFAKLKRAFNDQHFDTQDMKAIQQQNSRLTELAKTQDKRSNEETELKADLKANKSQARMPWNSNRINAEYAKIIGRLKKLSNLDKQADDAKARIKGNQQKMLKLSTENTVIDYEKKSVKKYFGDLSQFNDNNKQLYYNYVSNLLAGGKD, encoded by the coding sequence ATGAGTCAAGACGTTAAAAAGATCGATGAAAAAAGTGATCAAGCGCTATCCCAAAGCTTAGCTGGTAAATCTAAATATTTACAGCGCCTTCAAGATGCTTTGGATAAAGATGATGACTTATTGGTTTATAAATTATTAAACACTACCAAGTACTACCACGTTATGAAACAGCGACGTTATACCGATAGTAATAATTATCAGACGTTGGTTAAGGATTTACGGCCTGAATTAAGCCATCATTTAAGTCATCGCTTAATCAAATATCTAAAAAAGACTTATCCATTCTTCTATTATTATGAAGATCAGTTAGGCCATTACCAAGTTTACTTTGGTGATTGGTGGGGCCATAAACTTTTTGGCAGCCTTGACGTGATTAATGTTGAATTTAATTTTGATAATAAAGAATTTGCTAAGTTAAAGCGTGCTTTTAATGATCAGCATTTTGATACCCAGGATATGAAGGCCATTCAACAGCAGAATAGCCGCTTAACTGAACTGGCAAAGACTCAAGATAAGCGAAGTAATGAAGAGACAGAATTAAAAGCGGATTTAAAGGCTAATAAGTCCCAGGCCCGAATGCCATGGAATTCGAACCGGATTAATGCTGAATACGCTAAGATTATCGGTCGATTAAAGAAGTTATCGAACCTCGATAAGCAAGCCGATGACGCTAAAGCCAGAATTAAGGGTAATCAACAGAAAATGTTGAAATTATCAACTGAAAATACCGTCATTGACTACGAAAAGAAAAGCGTTAAAAAATACTTTGGTGATTTAAGCCAGTTTAACGACAATAATAAGCAGTTATATTATAATTACGTTTCCAACTTATTAGCCGGAGGCAAAGATTAA
- the glnA gene encoding type I glutamate--ammonia ligase encodes MATRHNYTKNDIRKMAKDHNVSFLRLMFTDLFGTEKDVEVPVSQLENVLNNKIMFDGSSIEGFVRIEESDMYLHPDLSTWMIFPWSPDRGRIARIICDVYTMDGKPFMGDPRNNLKRVLKDMKRSHFTSLDIGPEPEFFLFKRDRDGKPTLQPNDSISYFDLAPADTGAICRRDMVLALEDIGFNVEAAHHEVSPGQHEIDFKYSDALNTADNIQIFKLVVKAVAKKHNLYATFMPKPITGINGSGMHINMSLFQHHKNVFYDPKGKLGLSKIAYYFLGGILKHARGFTAIGDPIVNSYKRLVPGYEAPVYIAWSPSNRSPLVRIPSSRGIQTRLELRSADPTANPYMAFAGVLEAGLDGLRNKIVPPAGINRNIYRMDAQERIADHIYNLPDNLRDAITALKHDPIMKRALGTKLFNTFITAKTFEFNSYRLQVSAWELKHYLKKY; translated from the coding sequence ATGGCAACCAGACATAACTATACAAAAAATGATATTCGTAAGATGGCTAAAGATCATAACGTTAGTTTCTTACGGTTAATGTTTACTGATTTATTCGGGACCGAAAAGGACGTTGAAGTTCCGGTTAGCCAATTAGAAAACGTTTTGAATAACAAGATCATGTTCGACGGATCTTCCATTGAGGGATTTGTTCGAATTGAAGAAAGTGACATGTATTTACATCCTGATTTATCAACTTGGATGATCTTTCCGTGGAGTCCTGATCGTGGCCGAATTGCCAGGATCATTTGTGATGTATACACTATGGACGGTAAGCCATTTATGGGTGACCCCCGTAACAATTTGAAGCGGGTTCTTAAGGACATGAAAAGGTCTCATTTTACGTCTTTGGATATTGGACCCGAACCAGAGTTCTTTCTCTTTAAGCGTGATCGGGATGGCAAACCAACGTTACAGCCCAATGATTCCATCAGTTATTTTGATTTAGCTCCGGCTGATACAGGGGCAATCTGTCGCCGTGATATGGTACTAGCGTTAGAAGACATCGGTTTCAACGTCGAAGCGGCTCACCATGAAGTATCACCTGGTCAGCACGAAATCGATTTTAAGTATTCGGATGCTTTAAATACGGCTGATAATATTCAAATTTTTAAATTGGTCGTTAAAGCCGTTGCTAAGAAACATAATTTATACGCAACCTTTATGCCTAAACCAATTACGGGGATTAATGGTTCTGGGATGCACATCAATATGTCGTTATTCCAGCACCATAAAAATGTCTTCTATGATCCAAAGGGCAAGTTAGGTCTATCCAAGATTGCTTATTACTTCTTGGGCGGAATTTTAAAGCACGCCCGAGGATTTACCGCAATCGGTGATCCAATTGTTAATTCATATAAACGCTTGGTTCCTGGTTACGAAGCCCCAGTATACATTGCCTGGTCACCTAGTAATCGCTCACCGTTAGTTCGAATTCCGAGTTCACGAGGGATTCAAACTCGATTGGAATTGAGGAGTGCTGACCCGACGGCCAATCCTTATATGGCCTTTGCGGGTGTATTGGAAGCCGGGTTAGATGGCTTACGTAATAAGATCGTTCCACCAGCAGGGATTAACCGAAATATTTATCGGATGGATGCTCAAGAAAGAATTGCGGACCACATCTATAACCTGCCTGATAATCTGAGGGATGCTATTACCGCATTAAAGCACGATCCAATTATGAAGCGCGCATTGGGGACCAAACTCTTTAATACGTTTATAACGGCTAAGACCTTCGAGTTTAATTCCTATCGGCTTCAAGTGTCAGCTTGGGAATTAAAGCATTATTTGAAGAAGTACTAA
- the miaA gene encoding tRNA (adenosine(37)-N6)-dimethylallyltransferase MiaA produces MKKVLLIVGPTAVGKTKLSLKLAHRYNGEVISCDSMQIYRSLNIGTAKLMPKDRQGIPHHLIGIRNVYQRYSVANFVNDALKWIQIIHQRRHLPIIVGGTNLYLQALLDNLNLGGDRFKGFGTRRKLKSYGDQHGKQALWDWLNKVDPKYAEKTPYQNERRVIRALEVYLTTHHRFSEQKLVPRKGLDFLIIGLNTDRQLLYKRINSRVDKMVKQGLLKEARWLYECGGSVLPAGMGIGYHELYPYFDHERSLQDAIIQIKRDSRHYAKHQLTWFRNKMKVNWYDLIQHPEQLKPMCNQIDTWLGKKTEANR; encoded by the coding sequence ATGAAAAAAGTTTTATTGATTGTTGGCCCAACCGCCGTTGGTAAAACTAAATTATCTTTAAAATTAGCGCATCGTTATAACGGTGAAGTGATTTCATGCGATTCGATGCAGATTTACCGAAGCTTAAATATCGGTACCGCAAAATTAATGCCAAAGGATCGTCAGGGGATCCCTCATCATTTAATCGGAATTCGAAATGTTTATCAGCGTTATTCCGTCGCTAATTTTGTTAACGATGCTTTAAAGTGGATTCAAATTATCCATCAGCGTCGTCATCTGCCAATTATCGTTGGTGGTACAAACTTATATTTGCAGGCGCTTTTGGACAATTTAAATCTAGGTGGTGATCGCTTCAAAGGCTTTGGGACCCGACGTAAATTAAAGTCGTATGGTGATCAACACGGTAAGCAAGCCCTATGGGACTGGCTAAATAAGGTTGATCCAAAGTACGCTGAAAAGACACCATACCAAAATGAACGCCGGGTAATTCGAGCCCTTGAAGTTTATCTAACGACGCATCATCGTTTTTCTGAACAGAAATTAGTGCCAAGAAAGGGCTTGGATTTCTTAATCATTGGCCTTAATACGGATCGACAGTTGTTGTACAAACGGATTAATTCCCGGGTTGATAAAATGGTCAAGCAAGGATTATTGAAAGAGGCCCGATGGCTTTACGAATGCGGTGGTAGTGTGCTACCTGCAGGAATGGGTATCGGTTATCATGAACTATATCCTTATTTTGACCATGAACGATCTTTGCAGGATGCCATTATTCAGATTAAACGTGATTCACGGCACTATGCTAAACACCAATTAACCTGGTTTAGAAATAAGATGAAGGTTAATTGGTATGATTTAATTCAACATCCTGAGCAATTAAAGCCGATGTGTAATCAGATCGATACTTGGCTAGGTAAAAAGACGGAGGCGAACCGATAA
- a CDS encoding rhodanese-like domain-containing protein, translating to MPDLLVSTNFVLTIVLLILIIAWIVYSVINHIRVHKIAKFISQKQFVKGKRRAQIVDLRERKAFNAGHILGARNIPFSTFRTFYNGIRSDMPVYLYDQSTALSSRAAVYLYKKGYRKLYILKEGYRNWTGKTKKRDV from the coding sequence ATGCCTGATTTATTAGTATCAACTAATTTTGTCCTGACGATTGTTTTATTAATTTTAATTATTGCGTGGATTGTTTACTCAGTAATTAACCACATTCGAGTTCATAAAATTGCTAAATTTATTTCTCAAAAGCAATTCGTTAAGGGCAAACGACGAGCTCAAATCGTTGATTTACGTGAACGAAAAGCATTTAACGCGGGCCACATTCTAGGGGCCCGGAACATTCCGTTCTCAACGTTTAGAACTTTTTATAATGGAATTCGTAGTGATATGCCAGTCTACTTATATGATCAAAGTACAGCTTTAAGTTCACGAGCTGCAGTTTATCTGTATAAGAAAGGTTACCGAAAATTATATATCTTAAAAGAAGGTTACCGTAACTGGACTGGTAAGACCAAGAAGAGGGATGTTTAA
- a CDS encoding ROK family glucokinase gives MADKLLIGIDLGGTTTKMAFLEKSGKIIDKWRIKTDTSDNGNHIAPNIAKSINSEMTKTNHTKDEFLGMGMGTPGTIDNKAGTVYGAYNLNWGDKHQVKSVIEKGVGLPLIMDNDANVAALGEFRRGAGSKDQDIVFVTLGTGVGGGIITEGHLLHGCNGDAGEIGHICVKPGGYMCTCGKRGCLEQYASATGVVHIAHDMAEKFTTGKSRLKQLEDKHQKVTSKIVFYLADNGDILANQVVDRVCFYLGLALSDVANAFNPSNIIIGGGVSNAGNTLLQPTTRYFQENAFPPVRDSTKVQLAQLGNDAGAIGAGSLALKFDKSSKNKSSWDK, from the coding sequence ATGGCTGATAAATTATTAATTGGGATTGACCTTGGTGGAACCACTACCAAGATGGCTTTCTTAGAAAAAAGCGGTAAAATTATTGATAAGTGGCGTATTAAGACCGATACCTCAGATAATGGTAATCACATTGCACCGAATATTGCTAAGTCGATTAATAGCGAAATGACTAAGACTAACCATACTAAAGATGAATTCTTAGGTATGGGCATGGGTACCCCTGGTACTATTGATAATAAAGCTGGTACCGTTTATGGTGCTTACAACTTAAACTGGGGCGACAAACATCAGGTTAAGTCCGTAATTGAAAAGGGCGTTGGCTTACCGTTAATCATGGATAACGATGCCAACGTTGCAGCTTTAGGTGAATTCCGCCGTGGTGCCGGTAGTAAAGACCAGGATATCGTCTTTGTTACTTTAGGTACCGGTGTTGGTGGTGGTATCATCACTGAAGGTCACTTATTACACGGTTGTAATGGTGATGCCGGTGAAATTGGTCACATTTGTGTCAAGCCTGGTGGCTACATGTGTACCTGTGGTAAGCGTGGCTGTTTAGAACAATATGCTTCTGCTACCGGTGTTGTACATATTGCTCATGACATGGCTGAAAAGTTTACTACTGGCAAATCTCGTTTAAAGCAGTTAGAAGATAAGCACCAGAAAGTTACTTCTAAGATAGTCTTTTACTTAGCTGATAACGGTGATATCTTAGCTAACCAGGTTGTTGACCGCGTTTGCTTCTACTTAGGCTTAGCATTATCCGATGTTGCGAACGCCTTTAACCCAAGTAACATTATTATCGGTGGTGGTGTTTCCAACGCCGGAAATACGTTATTACAGCCAACCACTCGTTACTTCCAGGAAAATGCGTTCCCGCCGGTACGAGACTCAACTAAGGTTCAGTTAGCTCAGTTAGGTAACGATGCTGGTGCCATTGGTGCTGGATCATTAGCATTAAAATTCGATAAATCATCAAAAAATAAATCATCTTGGGACAAATAA
- a CDS encoding YqgQ family protein, producing the protein MKTLYDVQQLLEKFGILVYVGKRMWDIEAMAIEIDHLYRAHVISQKQFLQAKLILTREHRYEVRRAKKNHKSIGGI; encoded by the coding sequence ATGAAGACGTTATATGATGTTCAGCAATTACTTGAAAAATTCGGCATTCTCGTTTACGTCGGTAAGCGAATGTGGGATATTGAAGCAATGGCCATTGAGATCGATCATTTATACCGAGCTCACGTCATATCGCAAAAACAATTTCTGCAAGCAAAATTGATTTTGACCCGCGAGCATAGATATGAAGTACGTCGAGCTAAGAAAAATCACAAATCAATAGGAGGAATTTGA
- a CDS encoding rhomboid family intramembrane serine protease — protein sequence MINIKDRPYITEALLGIMILVYLVMSVTGGTNNPYNLIRFGAKVNPLIIQGQYWRFVTPIFIHLNFTHILFNGITFYYLGVQIERLFGHLRFLIIFMISGIAGNMFSFAFNTSISVGASGAIFGLLGAFMMIGEIAWRNPAIRQMTKLFVIFILLNLVSDFLTVGIDISGHIGGLIAGFLCAYIVGLPHRLDHNSIKGAVAAVTLIIVLGIILYRGFNA from the coding sequence GTGATTAATATTAAAGATCGACCATACATAACTGAAGCATTATTAGGGATAATGATTTTAGTGTACCTAGTAATGTCCGTTACGGGTGGTACTAATAATCCATATAATCTGATTCGATTTGGAGCCAAAGTAAATCCGTTAATTATTCAAGGTCAATACTGGCGTTTCGTTACACCAATATTTATTCACCTTAATTTCACACATATTTTGTTTAACGGAATTACGTTTTATTATTTAGGTGTTCAGATTGAAAGACTTTTTGGTCATCTACGATTTTTAATCATCTTTATGATTTCTGGAATAGCTGGAAACATGTTCAGCTTCGCGTTTAATACTTCGATATCAGTAGGTGCTAGTGGGGCCATCTTTGGTTTACTAGGTGCCTTTATGATGATCGGTGAAATTGCGTGGCGGAATCCAGCTATTCGACAAATGACGAAGTTATTCGTTATTTTTATTTTATTAAATTTAGTAAGCGATTTCTTAACCGTCGGAATAGACATTAGCGGCCATATTGGTGGTCTGATCGCAGGCTTTTTGTGTGCATATATTGTTGGTCTTCCGCATCGTTTGGACCATAATTCTATCAAAGGAGCCGTTGCAGCTGTTACGCTAATTATAGTATTAGGGATTATCCTGTACCGAGGCTTTAATGCGTAA
- a CDS encoding 5-formyltetrahydrofolate cyclo-ligase: MTKQAARKLVIQRLKKHSHYNYQELYHRLFTNEKWQQAKTVAVTMSTPIEIPTMPIIRHAWQDHKSVVIPKTLSQRKMVFCYYDRDTKLQRDRFGILEPVKNHVINANNIDLMIVPGVAFTKKGDRLGFGGGYYDRYLKKYHGDTIALARKLQVFVRPIWSVNKWDLSVNEVISE, translated from the coding sequence ATGACTAAACAAGCTGCTCGTAAGCTAGTTATTCAACGCTTAAAAAAACATTCTCATTATAATTATCAAGAGCTGTATCATCGTTTATTCACGAATGAAAAATGGCAACAAGCAAAGACGGTTGCCGTCACGATGAGTACGCCGATCGAAATTCCAACGATGCCGATCATTCGCCACGCTTGGCAAGATCATAAGTCAGTGGTTATTCCAAAAACGTTATCGCAACGTAAGATGGTGTTCTGCTATTATGATAGAGATACGAAGTTACAGCGAGATCGGTTCGGAATCTTGGAACCTGTTAAAAATCATGTAATTAATGCAAATAACATTGATTTAATGATTGTTCCTGGGGTTGCTTTTACTAAAAAAGGTGACCGACTTGGCTTCGGTGGCGGTTATTATGATCGTTACTTGAAGAAGTATCATGGTGATACCATTGCTTTAGCTCGTAAGTTACAAGTTTTTGTTCGTCCGATATGGTCCGTAAATAAATGGGATTTAAGCGTTAATGAAGTTATTAGTGAATAA
- the rpmG gene encoding 50S ribosomal protein L33, producing MRVNITLECTSCKKERTYLTSKNRRNNPDRLELKKYCPRERKVTVFREVK from the coding sequence ATGCGTGTAAACATTACTTTAGAATGCACTTCATGCAAGAAGGAACGTACTTACTTAACTTCTAAGAACCGTCGTAACAATCCAGACCGCTTAGAATTAAAGAAGTACTGTCCACGTGAACGAAAAGTTACGGTATTCCGTGAAGTTAAATAA